GCTTCCAGAGCTTTAGAATAAAACCGGATGTAACTCGGCCGATAGTCACTGTCCTCATTGAATCCGATCCTTATGTATCCACCGGTATAATCGGTATTCGTCCGTCCGGTAGCGCACAAATCCAGATAGGCATCAGCAGTAAACACTCTAGAATTAATACGCAATGCCGATTGGTCACGCCCGTACATGTCCACGTACAGAGCGCCAATGCCGTGGTACGCAGAAGACGACAGGTATACAGTAGCGTTCCTGTCAACTCCAATGTCGTCCCCACCACCAATAGCCCCAAAAGTACTCTGGGCATGCCCACCGCTACTTGTCGCATTGAGTATAGCTGTCCCAGAACTCAACGAGTCGGTAAAAGTCGGAGATATCTGGATTTGAGACCCGTTTGTACCCGCAATCGTCTTGATCTGGATTTGAGCGGGCGACCCTGAATGTGTTCTCTCATGAATTATCTTGAAGTCCCACTGATCAAACTCTGTAGAACCTCCCCCGGCCACCGCCATAACCATTCCACTGCCATCGTTGTAGAACCTAACGTGCTCCCTGCCACCGAGAGAAGCACCCAAGACATTCGATCCGGGCCAGAAAAAGCCTGTATCAGGATCGCTGTGCCCTGAGAGCCCCGGTTCAGCAGCCGTTCCGGCCCCTACATGAACGAGATCGGCAGACGCAACAGGAACCAAATACGGAGTACCAACCTCATTTCGCGCCCAATATGTATCGCCACCCCCGCCATCGCCGAACGAAAACATCGCCCTGGCGTCTTCGCCCTGCATCAACGTTGCCCCGTTAAACCAACGTATCGTCAGATCGTTGCCGAAATACCCCAGGATCGTTATCGACGGATCAATCGGAGTCGAAGCAAACAGCTCCAAGACCGTCGATTGTGCCCCTACCGCACCCGGCGTCATCACCACACCGATCATGTAGTTGGGCAAAAGCGTAAGCGGCGTTGTGCTATCTATAGTTATCTCCGTGTTCAGCGTCCTTGAAATCAGAACAAGATCGTCGTCCATCTCCAGCTTCAATACGCCAGCATCATCATAAACACGCGCATTCGGAATCGACTTAAAAATAGTCCTAAGCGCCTCCAGCAAACCAAAGCTCGTCGCATCCACGCCGCTCATTAAGTCTTCAAACTTCTGCTGCCACAGTTGCCAATCGGCATTCCAGGCCGGAACCGGCCACTGATTTCTCGGTGTTTCAGTAATCATATGTCACCACCATCCTCGCTGGTAAGGTTGATAGTCAATGCACCCAAGACAGCAACCTGATTCTCTCCCGTCATGAAGTTACCCCCAATAACTACACCTACAGGTCCAGTCATTGAAATATTGACATGGTGCAACCCCACAAGTGGTTCAATGGCCTTATACAGATCCGAGAGATACAAAGGCTGATTGAAGTCCCGCCCCTTCATCAACCGCTTGACCGTGGCCGCAATCTGCGATCTCAACTCGTCCGGCACATAACCAGACCGAACCATCGCGCTGATCGTGATGCTTGCCGGAACGAGATTCAGAGAACCATCCACAACCTCTACAACCTGCGTCACCTCTTTGCGAGCATTCAAAAATGTCTGCAAAGCATCCATCAATCCAATAGAAGGAGCCACGTAGTTCCCATCCAAATCCAACGCCAAAATCGGAACTTGAACGTAATTCGATAGACAGTCGTCCGAAAACAATTCAGAAATCCTGAGTCTTATATCAGCTATAAGGCCCTCAACGCCCAACAACAAAGCCGCACTATCTCCGGTAAGCTGTGCAAGGTCAGCAGCTATCTGGTCAAGCAACGCCGATATGGATTCGGCATCTGAAGACATAGACTGAATCGAGGTATCCATCGTACCCCCGGAATCCAGTGCTTCTACCAAGTCGTCAAGCGGAGCCGCCGCGCTATCAAGCGCCCCCTGGATAGTCAATACCCCCGTCTGTGCCTGTTGCGCCTCCGACAACGTAGAATTTGCCGCGACAAGAAGCGAATTCAAACGCCCAACTATCTCGCTTGGAGACAATCCTCCGTTCACGTCGTTTATCAACGTCTGAATCCCGTTCGTAACCACGGCTCCATTATTTGTAACCACTGACAATCTAGCATTTGCATCCACACTATAAGCGCGTGCAGATGCCACATGGTTTTGAGCCGCCGCCGCCCATCCATACATCTCCCCCCGCAACGTCTCGAGCCCGGTAAGCACCGACTGGATATTCACCAAGAACGCCTTCGCCGACGCCGCATCCGCATTCGTACTCGTTTCAATTGCCGCCGCGTCCGCCGCAAACACCGTAACAAGCGAATCGATCTGAGTCAGCAAGTCAGTGGTAACAATATCGTCATACGACGATTTGGGATTAATTGCATAGGCTTTGGCAACCGCACCGAAAGTAGGGTCCGAAAACGTATTCGACAGCGCCTCATAATCCGGTTGCGTAATCGCCGAATCCCTGGCCGCAAATACTTGCGGTGCCCACCTACGAGCCGAATCTGGGTCTTCCGGATTCGTTCCCCCGGATATGCGATCAGGGTTCGTAACAGTAAACGTCACCGGCTGCCCCGCGATAATCAGCTTGTCCACCGATGTCTTGATCGTGTCAGCAATCACGTTGCCCTTGTCGCCATCGATAATCAGATACCGAATCTTGATCTCGGCACCCACTGGAGGAAGAGCACCAGCAATGCCATCCCCGAACCGCACAATAGGCGGATTCTGCATATAGCTGATTTCGTATTGCGGAATCGCCTCGAACGTCAAAAAATCGACCTCCGGCCACAGCGAACCGTCTACCCAAACTTCAACTTTCTGGTACGCCAAGTACCGTCCGGGGTCCACGCTCGCCAGCCTATACGTCTGGTTCTTCTCCCCGTTCGACGTGTAAGTGAGTATCCGAGACTCACCCTGTCGCACCTCCACGTTCAGTATCCCGCCCGGAGCAATAGGCAGAGGCTGCGTAACTTTTGCATACGATTCGTAGAAGAGCCCATTCGGCCCCGAATACTTCCAGCGATCCTTCATCTCGAAACCGGTAGAAGTCCCCGTCGGGAAGGTCAGCGCAACCGGACCACTAGCGGGAGCGGCCGGTCGCATCTTATACGTCAACTGCTCGACAAGCCGTTCTATCGCCGCGCTTGTCCGCGCCGTCGCCAGGAAACAATCACTCGCTGCCCTATCGAGATACCAGATCAGCGCCGCATACGCCCATGCAACAAGATCCCGCAGCATGATGCCCTGCTGAACCGTCGCATAGTCGTTGTAGACAGTCCCGTATTCTACTTTCAAGCGACGCAGCAATTCGTCTGCCATGGACGTGAAGTCGCGAGCCGCAAACTTCACCTCATTCAACATCCGCCTATCTGGGACCAGCGGGGCATATGCGTCATCAACCATTCTCAGACTCCCTGCGTCGTCGGTGTAAGAATCACTTGCTGCTCCCGTGATTCACCACCAACGGTATACACGATGTCAAAAATGATTGACACCCCAATGCCATTTTCCAGTTTTTGAGACGATGGAGTAACGCTATTCACCCGCGTCCCTGGGATATATGTCTCTATTGCGTTCGCCACCAAATTAGCCAATCTCGCCTGCTGAATCGGCGTCATGTTCTCGAACACAAACGAATAGATCGGCACGCCCAACGACGGCCTCATCACCCGCTCGCCCGGAGCCGTCATCAGCAACGCCACGATATTTACATAGGTTTTATTCTGCGGCGACACCATCGCTGGCATACCCGTCGGTCCAAGCTGATACGGAAAAGCAAACGACTTTACAATCTGTTCATCTTCCGTCGATGGCACCTTATTCAAAAACATGATCTTAACCTATCATACACAAGCACTGACTCGCAATTTCAGTCCAATGGACATCGCGGTTTTACCCCAATACTCGGCACACTCGGAAGTGCCGGAATCGAAAACGGCGCTGCAGGCACCGGTATCGCCAAGGAAACTTTCGGCTGCGTATACGTCACCCCCGGTATCTTACGGGGAAGTGTAGGAAGCCTTGGAATTGCCGGGAGTGAAAACGGTGGCTGCGGCACCGGTATCGCCAGCTTCGGCGAAGGAATGGACGGTCCTGGCACGCTAGGAACGTCTGGTGCGTCTGGCAACGACGGAACACTGAACGGTGGCTGCGGCACCGGTATCGCCAATCCCGGAACCAACGGAGTAGGTATGTGACAGCGGCTCATCTTATCTTTCCATATACAGCATCTTTATGTGTCCACCCATATTTGATCCTAG
This portion of the Dehalococcoidales bacterium genome encodes:
- a CDS encoding GPW/gp25 family protein encodes the protein MFLNKVPSTEDEQIVKSFAFPYQLGPTGMPAMVSPQNKTYVNIVALLMTAPGERVMRPSLGVPIYSFVFENMTPIQQARLANLVANAIETYIPGTRVNSVTPSSQKLENGIGVSIIFDIVYTVGGESREQQVILTPTTQGV